Sequence from the Gammaproteobacteria bacterium genome:
CGTCAGCATATGAATTTTTAGCGGATTGGATAGGCGAGAATATCGCACGTGCAATCAACCAGGGCGTCGCGGTCAAACCATAAAAGAATCCTGCTACAGTGCTGGCAGCACCCCACCCCAACTTTGCAAACCCAGAAGTTTGTTGGTAATTATGTTTGGCAATATCAAAAACATAATGAGGTAACTCTTTAATGACAAAAAGACTCATTTGCACAACCAATTTTAATGCATTTTTTGCGAACATCAGTAGAAAGGTTGGTAGAAAAAAGAATAAAACTGTTTCGTACCCATTATTCTGTCTCGGATAACCCAAAAAGTTAAGAAGGTTAAATAAAGGTGACCCTTTCTTTACTTCACGACCAAAGAAATCGATATTTTGTTCATGAAAAACAAAAGCGTTACGAAAACCTTTGTTAATACGATCAAACAATGGCGAGCCTTCTTTGCTAGAAGGCAACACTTTATTGCTGGAATTGGCACTTCCTCTGAAGTTTTTCATAACTTTAAACAGTTCTATTTGCTCGCTTGGCGCGCTATTTACTATGCTAAAAATATTATTTAAGCGATATCTAAGATTGGTTTCTTCTATAGCATTCAAGTCACCCGTGTAACTAAACTCAGTCTTCATCATGCTGTGTATTTGTTGAATAAGTGATTGGGTGAGCTCATTCCCCGCAAGGGAATCCAGTTTGGCTAAAAATGCGATGTAATTATCATAATATTTAAGAATCTCGATATTTGGGTTATTCGGTTTTAAGATCGCTTTATTAATTGCTTCTAAAGCAACGATAATATGTTCATTCAAAGGAAAGTTTTTAATTGCTTTAATATTTTTAATTAAGACCAATCCAAACTCAACTGCTGCGTCTCTTTTAACTTCATAAGAGAAGGGTGATTCCGTTCGTTGCTGTTTAGCTTGTTTAGCCATTTTAATATTGAATAAAGCCAAGCTTTGTTCATAATTGAATTTGTTAACAATAGTGCTATCTTTTTCGATAAGATCTTTACCCAGCGCTACATTACGGATCAACAGCGTCACATCAGCCATCTCTTTTTCAATTTCTTTATAAGCCTGATGCTTTTCAGTGAAAGTAAGCTTTGTCTTTCTTAATGCTTCAATTTTTGGTTTTTGACTATCGTAGAAATCAATTATACCAGTACTTGTACTCCTGCGAGTTTTGAAATATGAGCTTGAAAGGAAGTAAGTCCCAGTTCGAAACTATAGTTCCATAAGGTATCTAGCTTAGTCTCATCGTCAATCTCCGATTGGTTTAACTCATCCAAAGCTTCTTTTTCTATTTTTAAAGTAGAAAATTCTTCATGGTCCTTAATCTGAGTAATTAAGTCTTCCAAGATTACTTGCTTATCCTGTTTTCTGGTATTTAAAATATTATTATTATTAACATTGTAATCAGGTGGGGATAGTTGATTAATACCTTGTAAACCATCATTGATATCGGTCAAGCCCATCTCACTGTTAACATCCTGAATTGCCTTTATAAAACTTTGTTTGCATTCTTCAGAAGGTTCATAACTAGGTGCTTCTGGGTTAGAAGAGGTTTTTAAACTAAAGTTGTTGAGACGAGCAATAGCTTGGAAAGGAGCATCTTTTAGCGTTTTGTTCCAGATAGAAATAGTGGTTTCGTACGCATTAATTTTTAACTGATATTGAGCTCTGGCTTCGTCCGTTGCATTGTCTCTAATAAGTGTGGGTGGCAAAATCTTTGCAAATTCCAATGTAAACTTATCATAATAATTTACGCCAGCTTCAAAATATAATGATGCAAAAATCAGTCTCTCTCGGAAACTTATTTTAAAGCTAACGTCCTCCACTAATTTATACTCATCACGCAATGCTTCCTTACAAAGACGATTGACATCCAGACTTAACTCACCTTCCACATACCTTGAAACCTTCTCCTTCCTCCCAGGATCGTCTAATTTTGCTAATCCCAACGCATCAGCTTCTGTTAAATTGAGGTACCTAATTTCATCAGCCACCTGTCTGCAAAAACCTGCCTTACCTACAGCGGTATTTAAACCTTCTTTTGTGCTAAGTAAACGATACATCCCGAGCAAATAAATTTTCTGTAGCTCTAATGAAGTAAAAGGCAATTTAACTGCATTTTCAGTGGGATGAGTATCATCACCCTTGGATACATCGTGAGTAGCAGACGATTTTGCGCTAATCTGCTGTTTTTTATTGGTATTTTTTTTAGTTGAACCAAACATAGTTATTGCCCCGTGGCCTTAAGATCAAGCTTTGTATTTATACCTATTGATTATAGACTCCTATCTTTAAAGCAAGCTTAAGAAATAAAATGATAACTAGCGGATTTTTTGTTAATTATTCATCAAAAATTTTATCAAAAACTAGTTATCTTGCGGAAATAAGGACTGATATCAAAAGTCATCCCTGCAAAAAAATTGAAAACCTTGTAAATACCCTTTAAAATTACCCACTTTACAAGCCCTTGATATCTTCCAATTAGCCATTTCTCTTAAGTATGCATTAAACATCTCATGCTTATAATGTAGGTAGCGGTTTAACCACATTGGGGTTACTGAAAGATGTTTAGAAAATTGAAAAAGTACGATGAAAATAACCTAAGCATTACGGCAAACGATATTGCTCATGCTGCGCCCGGTACTTACTCAAAAATATTTAATTGCTTACTACAAGGATATGAATTTTTCTCAACGCCTCCAAGCTTTAGTCCCAAAAGTTTGCGTGAAGATTTAATAGAAGGTGGTTTATTCGTGGATGGCCACTTATTTACTGATAACTTTCAAGGAGAAATTGAAGTATTCCTTCTTGAAAAGCTTTTTAATGCTCCTACTAATTTTGATGAAATCAACAAAGCCAAAACTACAATAAAAAAATTGTTAAAGAGTAGGAATTCAGATTGCCTTCAATTGGGCTATTTTTTACTCTTAAACATTACCGGTGAAGGTTTGATTCCCGGGTACGATACTGTTAAAAATATTCGTTTAAAGAATAGCCAAATTATTATTGAAGTCATAACTTATCAAATAGTTCCTAACCTTAATGGGGGTTTTGTCATTCCTATTCCTGGTGTTTTTGTGACAACCATTGTATTTGATGAATTAAATGAAATGTTAAAGTTTTCACAAATAGATTTTAGCTCTCCCTACATTAAAAAATTGTTTGTCCCAATAAAATCTACAAATAGAGACCTTCTTGAAGACACTTCGGATTACGAAGCTAAAAAAATTACAACTTTAACTCAAACTGCACATCCCGCTCTTGCGAAGTTGGCGAAGTCGATGCTAATAAAACTTCTTAGTTTAGAAATAACCTTTAGGGATCCTAGGAATTTAGAAAACAATGCTACCGTTCAAGACTTATTGTTTTTAACACGAAGCCTTGCGGACAATCCGTTAAACCCTACCGCGTTTTTAATGCTAAATAATATTATAAATAATTCCAACGATAAATTTAAATCTCAACCTTGGCCTCATCATTTCCATGATGAATTAATCACATTGCGAGAAGTATGCCATAAGCTGCAATTATACACTCCAGAAATAACCAGCATACAAAACCATCCTCAATTAAAAATGATTCCCAATGGGCAAGAATTATTATACATTTTAAAAAATAATATAAATGACAATTTGACAGCTAGCCGCAATAAAACTTTTGAGAATAGGAATAGAAATATTGAATTAGAAATTTGGGACTTTAAATTCAAATTACAAAGTCTTAAATTTCCTAAAACGTATCAAATAGAAATGATGGAGAACACGGCGAAACCAGAAGTTACAGCTGAAGTCGAAAAATTTCATGAGATCTATGCGTTAAAGGAAACCTGGGACAATGATGATTTGTTATGGGAAAAAAATGCTCAACTTTATCAAGCCCGCGAGGATATTATCGAAGCTTTAAAGCCAAGACAAGCGAATCCTCAATTATCGTTTTTAGCTGATATTTATATGACGCTAGACACCGTGTTAAGGGGTCAGGTCATTGGTTTGTTATTAACCCAGTCGCAAAAATTTTCCTTCGCGCATAAAATATTTGCTACATTTGCTAAGCTTGTACAAACGCCCACTCATGCCAGTATCGAAACATTAAAAATGTTACGAAGTTTACTCAGTCAAGAAACTGAAACGATAACTGAGATCGTCCTTCTAGAAAATTTATTAAAAGTCGCGGGTCAGTCAGGATCTCCTATTTCAAAATCTTTAGATCAATTACGAATTAAAATGCTTGAGCTTCGGCAAGATCGTGAGGATCTAGATGATCATGGGTATAAAGAAGCTTTACTTGCCATCATTAACTTTGCGGCTGATCCTACTACAAACAACCAAACAATTTTTGATTTTTATAGACTATATTTTGATGTGGTAGAACAATCATCAAAATCACCGCTCCCTCTCAAAACGCATGTTGGCGCTCTTTTAAAAACGATTCGAGATGCTTTTTCAACAGAATTTATTACGCCTGACCATCAACTTAAAGTAATGCCTAGCCTGAATAATCTATTAAACACATTAACTGGATATTTAAAGAATCCCGAAAAACATGAGCAAGATTATTTTTCTATTCTAAACCAGTTAAAAGTGCTTCCAAGGTACAAACAATTATTGACCCCCTTTACTCAGTGTTACCAACCCCTCCCCGTGGTCTCTTTTAAAGATAGAGTTAAAAAAGGATTTACAGATTCATTTGGAGGCAATGCAATCTCTCAATCTGATAGCCCGACAGTCTATGGCTATGGCTGCGAACCTTTTGCAGGCAATATCCAAGTCAACACGAAAATGGGTGATCGTTTAGCTTATGTTTTACCTTTATTAGGCTGGCCAAGAAAAGGTCGTGGTTTGGATTGGCTTTCCTATGTTGCCGGTGGTTGGATTTTATCTCCGTTAAAAAACATTCTTAAACTTGCTACAGAATTTTTATTATTTACTATTCAAGCAGGCTTTTCCTATCTTCGAGATATAAGCCTTGTCCATTCTAAAAATCCTACTTACTCAAATAGCAAACGATTCGCTTATGCATTTGCTTCGAAATTGACTGGCGCTTTGACTAATGCTGTCACTGTGCCCTTAGCAATTGTTCGCGCTCTTATCTCACCTGTTCGATCTGCACATCTTGCTTATGAATATGGTAGTCGCGTTAACCGTGCAGCAGGTTTAGCACTAATGAGTGTGAGTATGGCCGTTAGCTTAGTAGGGTATGCTACGTTAATGTTTTTTGCGCTTCCCCTCATTCCTTTTGTAGGTATAAAAATTATCGCGGCATTAGGTGGTCTCATGAAGGCCGGCGTCACAACACCTTTCATCCCCGGAGCGCTCGTTGGTACAGGCATGGCTGTTGCAGTAAGTGCATATGCTGGTCTAGATAAAATCGTAACGCCGAAGTCGGCACCCGCTTCGCCTCATCTAGATCAAGAGTCGAGCGCCACAACCCATAACAATATGCAATCAGGCTCCAATACAAGTTTATTGGAACAGATGAAAAAAGGAACCGTTCGTTCAAAAGCGCCAGTCGTCCCAAGCGCATGTGATTCGAACAGCAGCAAGATCCCCTCAAATGGGTCTCAAACTTCTTCAAGCCTATCCAGCTCTTCTACTTTCCATCATTCTAAAGTCAACGCTCCTAGAGAGCCGTTGGATTCTAACAACAATAATGTTCCATCCAACAAATAGACTAAGAAATTCCTATTTGAATAATACTCCATTGGGTTAGCTTATGATTTTCATCAAATAATAATCCCATTGGCATTCGTCATGATCTTCGATTAAGATGCGCTTCCATTTAGGGAAGTTCGACATATTAATCTGTTTGTGTGACAAAACTATCCATTGAACAGATCTCAGCCAACGTTACTAACTTCGCTTGGAATAAATTACTGTATTGGAATCACATATGGAATCAAGAAATATTGGGTCAAATCAAATTGAAGAATTACACACTAACGTATCGCTTAAAGCTTTGTTTTTAAGTGCCTTACGATTTTGTTATGGCATCAATCAAACCGATCAATCCATTTTGAAAATTTTGGCTGGCTGGCCGCGTAAAAATAATCCACTTGATTGGGCAGAATATTTATTAGGTGGCGCTTTATTAATTCCTGCTAAAAATGTCGTGAAGTTTTTTTCTGAATTTTTACTTTTTAGTCTCCAGCAGTCACTGTATTACGGATTTCGTCACTGTAGTAAACAATTTTTTGATCCCAAAACCTCTGGAGCGATGGCCACAGCTTACGGCTTGGCGAGTGTAGGTCTTGGCCTTGCTTTGATGGCAATCCTTCCCGCTTGGTTAACCGTACGCGCATTCACTTCGCCGATTCGCTCAGCCAAAGCTGCCTATCAAGCAGGGTGCAAATTGCATCCGATCGCAGGACCGGTGATCGGCGGGCTATTAAGTCTACTAAGCATGTCGGCAACCGCCGCTGCTTGCATTAGTTTGTTTATGTTTGCTGCACCCTACGCCATTGTTTATGGCTTACCAAAAATACCGAGCATTGGCATTAAGTCAGCCCTTTACCTCATTAATCATTTTGCAAAATTGAGCATTATGTTGGTTCCCGTTGCTAAAGCATTAGGGGTAAGTGTGCCGTTGGTAACAAGCTCAGTTTTAGGCTTGGCAGCATCAAGTTTATTTGTGATACAAGGCATTGCATCACAAATTTCTGATAAGCTAGCTATTAAAATTAACAAGCCAGCTCCTGAACAGGTCAAGCGTACTACCATTCTCGAAAGCTCCAAAAAACCTTCTCGACCTGCCTTTGCATCTACCCACCAAGCTTTGCGATCCAAATTTAGCCCGAACCCTGCTTCGATTAATGAAATAGAACTTGAAACATACTTAGATTCTGAAAATGTTCGGGAAGCAACACCGCCAACCTTTAACAATCAGCCTTCGATTCCTCACCGAAATCCGCACCGAGTCACCTTTGCAGACAAAGATGATAATGATGTTCCTGAGTTTTGTGTACGACCATAGATCATCGGGTGCACATTACTTCAGGCTGGTTTGGGTTCGTAAATTCTTTGAATGAGATCCTAAGTCAAAATAAAAAAACCGGGAAGATTATGAAGGTTCCTGCTGTTTGCAGGTCCCTTACAAAACTTCCCGGTCTAATGACTTAATTGAAAAAAACGTTATCCAACTTCTTTCATGCTTAATCGAATACGACCTTGACGATCGATTTCGAGAACTTTCACTTTAACTTGTTGGCCTTCGCTTAATTTATCGCTCACTTGCGCAATGCGTTCGTTGGCAATTTGTGAGATATGCACTAAGCCTTGTTTGCCCGGTAAAATATTGACAAGCGCACCGAAGTCCATCAACTTGGTAACCGTTCCTTCGTATACCGTGCCAACAATCACGTCTGCAGTTAACATCTCAATTTTGCGGATTGCATCTTCACACGCTGCAAGGTCAGCTGCTGCTACACGCACTTCACCATCATCGCTAATGTCGACAACTGTTCCGGTTTCTTCCGTTAAGGCGCGAATGGTGACACCGCCTTTGCCAATGACATCGCGGATTTTATCCGTTGGAATACGAATACTTAAAATGCGCGGTGCATAGGCTGACATTTCTTGACGCGGACCAGGTAAGGCTTTATTCATAATTTCTAAAATATGTAGCCGGCCATCGCGTGCTTGATTGAGCGCACGTTCCATAATCGTTTCGGTGATACCATCAATTTTAATATCCATTTGTAAGGCTGTGACACCTTCTGTCGTTCCGGCAACTTTAAAATCCATATCGCCTAAATGATCTTCATCACCCAAGATGTCGGTCAGTACAGCATATTGATCGCCTTCTTTAACTAAACCCATCGCTACACCGGCAACGTGTGTTTTAATTGGAATGCCGGCATCCATTAAAGCTAAGCTTGTTCCGCAAACTGTTGCCATGGAGCTTGAACCGTTAGATTCAGTAATTTCAGAAACAACACGCACGACGTAAGAAAAATCTTTGTGTCCAGGTAATACTGCTGCAAGACCGCGTTTTGCTAGATTGCCATGACCAATTTCACGACGCTTTGGACTGCCAACCATTCCCACTTCACCCACTGAGTAAGGAGGGAAATTGTAATGGAGCATAAAATTTTCTTTTCGCTCACCGGTTAAAGCATCAATCGTTTGCGCATCACGTTCCGTTCCTAATGTTGCAACAACAATAGCTTGGGTTTCGCCGCGTGTGAATAAAGCAGAACCATGTGCACGCGGTAACAAACCGACTTGCACAGAGATAGGACGAACCGTTGTCGTATCGCGACCATCTATACGGGGTTGACCTTGAAGGATGCGGCTTCTTACCACTTCACGTTCAAGTTTATTGAAAGTATGATTCGCAT
This genomic interval carries:
- the pnp gene encoding polyribonucleotide nucleotidyltransferase, producing the protein MTAIKKTFRYGNHTVTLETGTIARQATAAVVVKMDDTVVLVTVVCDDSGVSTKDFFPLTVNYQERTYAAGRIPGGYFKREGKPSEKETLTSRLIDRPIRPLFPKGFNFDVQVIATVLSMNPEIDSDIPAMLGASAALALSGLPVSSHLAAARVGYIDGQYILNPTISELNNSALEMVVAGTENAVLMVESEARELPEAVMLGGVMFAHREMQVAINAIKELANDTESTPADWTGITISDALKAQISALVRDDLEKAFQIHDKIDRKQAIADLRDKMLDQLLADQKNKEDEVQLVVDANHTFNKLEREVVRSRILQGQPRIDGRDTTTVRPISVQVGLLPRAHGSALFTRGETQAIVVATLGTERDAQTIDALTGERKENFMLHYNFPPYSVGEVGMVGSPKRREIGHGNLAKRGLAAVLPGHKDFSYVVRVVSEITESNGSSSMATVCGTSLALMDAGIPIKTHVAGVAMGLVKEGDQYAVLTDILGDEDHLGDMDFKVAGTTEGVTALQMDIKIDGITETIMERALNQARDGRLHILEIMNKALPGPRQEMSAYAPRILSIRIPTDKIRDVIGKGGVTIRALTEETGTVVDISDDGEVRVAAADLAACEDAIRKIEMLTADVIVGTVYEGTVTKLMDFGALVNILPGKQGLVHISQIANERIAQVSDKLSEGQQVKVKVLEIDRQGRIRLSMKEVG